Sequence from the Tolypothrix sp. NIES-4075 genome:
TATATGTTGGTCAAGACTGGAAACTAATTGTTGAGTATCATGAGGATTGCCCTTTAATAGAATGGCACTAAGATAAGCTGGATGTCATTAGCTGCAAGGATTTCAACTAATTGAGATCTAGAAAATAAGGAAGTAAATATTTATTCGCGGAATATTTACGCGAACTATAATCTTGACTATGATAAATTATTTTTAGGCTTTTATTCGATTAACTATAATAATTAAGCAGCTTTTAAATCAACATGATACTGCTTTCTTGATTTTCTCATTAAAGGATAGGCTTTTGGGCGGCGCTTTCTCACTCTTGGCTCGCACCGACCAGGACGTTGTGGAACTTCTTTATGAATCAGTATTTTTAATAATGTCTGATAAAGGATGCTGCTTTGTTGGTCTGAAATATTCAAGAATTTATGAATAAAGTTATTAAAGTGCTGACGAGTACCTTGTAGCGATAAGTATCTTGGATGCACTCCTCCTTGAATTCCAGCCGACCACATCAATGTTCGTAGAAGGTTATAAGCTAATAAAAATGCCCAAATCTCTTTGCGTACTAATGATGGTGTTTTACCTTTTAGGACATCCATACCTAAAGTTGTTTTTAGATGCTTTAAATTAACTTCAACATCCCATCTTTCGTCATAAAGCCTAACAATATTAACTGTTGAATATATCTTTTCATCAAGTAACGTGGTAATCAAACTAACTTGTTTTGTACGGAATCCGGGAATTATGATGTAAAAGTAAATTTCTCTTACTATTAAAGTTGCGGGTAAAGAATCAAATTCTTCTTGGGTTAAGCCCTTGGGACAATTTTTCGGTTTGTCCCAAACAACTAATTTATCGTAGTCTCCCACTATCTTTCCTCGCCTCATCTCGGTTTTACGGCTTTGGTGCTTGCGGAAAACAGCATCACAATTAAGACTTTTAATTTTAACTAAATCCGCATATGCACTCGTATGCCCTATCACCTAGAAGAACGTCTCCTGGCTTTAAAAACTCGTATAATTTTCTTGCCAGTTGGATATCATGAGTATTAAAAACATCTATAACTAAAGCAATTACAGCGCCCGTTGCAATATTAAAAAGTACACCAATTTTAGCAATAGGAAAACCACAACCGCAGGATTGATTTTTATGTTGTGGATATTCTTTTTGGTTAGATAGTGTATCCGGCATTGAAACATTAGAACCGTCTAAAACTTTTACTTCTCGACCACACCATAAATACTCTTCAATTACTTTCTCTTCAAGACCAAGTGCCACTTTATAAAATAATTTTTCTAGAAACTTTTCCGGCAGCCTAATACGTGCTTGACAATAAGCACTCGTATCTGTGGAGGGAAGTTCTACCCCTTCTCCAACTAGATGTGCAATGATTCGACTGACAGCATTACGGCAACTTTTGTCAGCATCTAATACTTGAGATAAAAACGCCCACAAGGTTACTATAGGGTCAAATAAACGGCATCTATATTTAATTTTTAATTCACTAATAATTTCAATTATCGCTGCCTCCGGTAATAATTCTTTAAAAGGTAATCCAATGCTTGTACTAAATTTATGCTTGAGAATTTGCACCCTTTTTGGCATAGTAGAAGTAATCATTTTTTAATGCCCCTAGTATCTAATCTAGTTTGACTGGATACATCGGGGTTTTCCTACAGGGCTATAAAAGTATTAATTTTGACTACTATTAAACCCCATTACATTGAGAAGATTGCTGTTGAAAAAACTTTAAGTATAATTTGTCTCTTAATTCGCGTTAATAATCCGCGAATAACTTTTCCTTAAATGATTAATATGTCAAATCAATTATCACACAACCAAGAAGATATAATTATACGTGCTGATTCCCTTGCAGCTTTAATGTCAAATCTTGAGCGTGAAATCAAGCAAATAATTGACTCAGGAGAAGTTGCCCCTAAAGATTCTTGGATTATGCGTTACCAAGTCAAGGGTAAGTACGGTATTTACTGGTACTACAAATTGCAGTCGCTCAATGCTATCTTCCCGTCACAGCGAGACTCCTCAAAGCTTTCTAAATATAAACACTTGGGTAAGCCAGGTAGTCCTGCATACAATGATGCGGCGATCGCAGTGACACGACGTGCTAAAATCGATGCCCTTGAACGTATGAAAAATAGTCTTAAACAAGGTTGGATTGATTTGTACGAAGAAAAAGAGAGAACAGAAAATAAAACTAATAAGCATTCGCGTAGTAAATCCGCGAATTAGCTGTTTTTTCATTCCCCTATCCAAGATATCAAAATAATTCAAACTCTTATGCTGTAAATGTTTGGGCTTATCTTAGTGCCATTCGTCCCTAGATGCAGAAATTGCAAGCCTTCCATCAGGTGTGATTGCCACCGCCTTGACCCAATCAGTATGTCCTTCTAAAGTAGACAGTACTGCTCCACTTTCCAAATCCCAAATTTTGAGTGTATTGTCGTTAGAAGCAGAGATGACTCTTTGCCCATCTGGCATCACAACCATAGCATTTACTACTTGGTTGTGACCTGATTGTAAGTTGCGTAGCAATGATTCGTGAGGGGAGATTAAGCTACGAACTAAAGGGCGTAGCCAAATACCAGTCTTTCTTTTTAAAGCATGATCTGTTAGTGATTGAATTGTGTAGTCTTTTGAATCCATTAAGCGACCTAACAACTGTTCAGGCAGTTGTTTTTTATCCTGATTTAAGGTATTCGATGATAACCGAAGTGCTCCTTGAATCAATCTCAAACTTTTCCTTCTTTCTTCAGGTATTGGAAGTTGAGGGCTTTTAGCCAGGTTATAATCTTCAATCAATTCCTGTGGGGCTAATTCAGAAACTTTAGCTTCTATAAAATCAAAATTAGCTAGCAAGAAATGTAATCGCTCTGCATTAGCTGCTTCCGCTAGATGAGTTGGTAAATCTTGCAGAGTAGCTCGCCGCAGATCAGGCGGCATTTTTGCTAGTCTCTCACTTAAATTACTCATACTTTTCTGGACTAGGGAAATATAATCACTCTGTTGCATTTTCAGCAATAAATGTTACTTTATCGTAGCCAAGCTGCACCTCAATTTTATCTTTTTTCGTTTTCATTCTGGAAGCGTTTAGCAATCGATATCCGTGTAATTTAAACTCCCTCTAAGTGCAAAGTATGCAAATTACCTAGGGGAGTACCTGCAATAATAGTTAATTCATTTTGTGTAAGTGCAAAGGGTAGAGCAGAACCTTCCTCGTTAAAACTAGCAATGACTTCTTTCCTATTAAAGTCCCAAACTTTAAGAGTAGAATCTTCTGAAGCTGAGACAAGGTACTTCCCATTTCGTGATAAATTTACTCCGGTTACAGCACCTGTATGATCTGTTAAATTGTGCAGTTCAATTCCTCTTTGCCAGTCCCAAATTTTTAAAGTGGAATCATCCGAAGCAGAAATAACATTTCTTCCACAAGGAGTTACAGTAACTGCGGTAACTCCTCTAGTATGACTTTTCCAGCTACTTACTTCAGTACCTCTTTCCCAATTCCAAACTTTTAAAATCCCATCACTATCACCAGAGACAGCATGGCAACCATCTGGCATTAATGCTACTGACCATATTGGTTTATTGTGACCATTCAAAGTGCGTATTTCCTCTCCTGTTCGCCAGTTCCAAATTTTTAAGGTTTTATCCCAGGATACAGAAATAAGATGCTGTTCATTTAGTGTTACTGCCAAACTTGTGACACCCAGAGTATGTCCACTTAAAGTGCGTATTTCTTCACCATTCTTCCAATTCAAAACTTTGATCGATCCATTTGCATCAGCTACAATAATATGTTGACAATCTGAAATTGCTACTAAGGTTTTGATTATATCATAACCACCACTTATTGTTCTCAATTCCTTTCCACTCTTATAGTCCCAAACTTTGATAGTTTGGTCGTTGGAACAAGAAATGGCGTGTTTTCCATCTGGGATTTCAGCTATTGCTCTGATAATCCCCGTATGACCTGTTGATGTGCTTGGCAAATATCTGCTGTTGAATTGCCATATTTTGATTGTATTGTCATCAGAAGTAGAGATGATTTTTTTGCCATCAAGTGTTGTTGTTAATGAAGTAACGCTCTGGGTGTGTCCTTTGATTGTTGATAGTTCTTTACCTTTTCTCCAGTCCCAGATTGTAATATTGCTATCCCAGGAAGCCGAAATTAAATGTTTTTCATCTGGAGTTAAAGTTACTGCATATACAGGATTATTGCATTGCATTTTGTAAAGTTCTATTCCACTTTTTAAACTCCAAACTCTCAAAGTACTATCATAAGAACCAGAGATTGCATACTTACCATCTTTTGTAACCACTACTGCTCTAACACAGATTTCGTGACCTTTTAAGATGTGTAGTTGTTCACCAGTTTTCCAGTTCCAGACTCTTAAGGTGTTATCGTCAGACGTTGAGATAACAAAACTACCGTCAGATGTCATCGATAGTCCCAAAACCCATGAATTATGGCCTGTGAGTGTTCGTAACTCACTACCACTTTTTAAGTCCCAGACCTTTAAAGTCTTATCGTAAGAAGCAGAAATTGCATACTGACCATCTGGCGTGGTTGCAACATTAATTACGTCCTCAGTATGACCTATAAAAGTTTGTAGTTCACTACCATTTTTTAAAGACCAGATTTTGAGCGTAGCATCTGCTGAAGCAGAAATAGCACGTTGTCCGTCTGGTAATACTGCTACCGCATAAACAGCATCAGAATGGCCTCTCAAAGTAAGTAATTCTTCTCCGTTCTGTAAATTCCAAATTCCTAGTGTGCCATCTTCTGAAGCAGAAATAGCACGTTGTCCGTCTGGTAATACTGCTACCGCATAAACAGGAGCAATATGCCCAGTGAGCGTTCGCAGCAATAAACTGCTAGGCTTTATGAGACTGGGAGTTAAGGGACGCAACCAAGGTGAAGCTTTCCACTGTTTAGCCTGTTCGAGAATTTTCAGAATTTCAGAAGAGTTATAGGACATCAAACGACCGATCAGTTGCCCTGCTAATTGTGTTTCATCTTCTTCTAAGATATGAGATGATAACTGAAGTGCTCCTTGAATTAGTCTCAAGCTTTCCAGTTTTTCTTCAGAAAAAGCAAGATTATTATATTTAACTAAATTGTAATCTTCAATAATTTGCTGTGGTTGCCACTCTGAAACCTTTGCTTCAATAAAGCTAAAACTAGTTAGCAAAGATTCTAGTCGCTCGGCTTTAGATGCTTTGGCTAGATGAGTTGGTAGACTTGCCAAACTAGCTCGTTTTTGGTCAGGAGCCATGTTAGTTAACTTTTGCTCTATATCACTCATCTCTAACTCCTTCTAAGCAAAGGAAATGTATACGTCCCGACAACTCACCTGCTAAAACTTTCATTCCATTCGGAGCAATGGCACAGCAGGTTAACTGGCTCTCTGCAACAAAACTAGCAATCATCTGCCTATTCTGCAAATCCCATACTTTCAATGTGCAATCATCAGAAGCCGAGATTGCTAGTTGTCTAGCTTTTCTATCTGAGATTAAGGCTACCTCGTTGACACCAGCAGTATGACCTACCAAGTTAGCTAATTCATAACCTGTTTCTAAGTCCCAAATTTTAAGAGTTTTGTCTTCTGAAGCAGAAACAACCCATCGCCCATTACTAGTGACTGCAACTTGATTGACCCAATCAGTATGATCTTTCAGAGTAAGGAGTTTCTCTCCTGTTTTAAAGTTCCATATTTTTATAGTATTATCCTCTGAAGAAGATAAGATATATTGTTGATCTGGAGTTATTGTTACATTCAAGACTTCTGCCTCATGCCCTCTTAAAGCAGCAATTATTTCATAGGTTTTTAAATTCCAAATTTTTATTGTTTGATCATTAGAACCCGAAATAAGTTTTTCTCCATCAACAGTAATTGCAAGAGCATTAACCCACCCAGAATGCCCCTTGAACTCTAATATTTCTTGGACTATTTCTAAAATTCCTTCTTGGCCTATTTCTACAGAAAATACTTTTACAGTTTCATCTGCATCAGTACATGGATAATAACCTACCAACTGATAACCTGCCTTCATAGATAGTTTCACGCGTGAAGGTGATATATTCAGTGTCTTTTGTTCATGGTTAGTTGTTAAATCCCAAACTTTTAACTCTCCATCATGTGCGGCAGAAATAACATGTTTCCCATTAGGGTGTACTACTATTGCACTTACTTTATCAGTATGTCCTTTCAGAGTGCATAGTTCTTTGTACGTTTTCAAGTCCCACACTTTTATAGTGGTATCGTCAGAAATTGAGATAGCTTTCTGTTCATCTGAGGTAATTGCTATTTTATTGACTGCTCCAGCGTGATGTTCCCAAGGCTCATATTCCTTGATTTTCGCTAAATCCCAAATTTTAATAGTGTTATCCCAAGAACCAGAAATAATTGAGTCTCCGGCAGAAGTTACTGCTACTGTACATACATCTGTAGAATGATCTACCAAAGTAGCCAACTCTCGACCAGTGTACAAGTCCCAAACTTTTAGGGTTCCGTCCCTAGAAGCAGAAACTGCTTTTTGCCCATCTGGAGTTACTGCTACTGCATAAACTAATGAGGTATGACCTTTCAGAGTCATTTGTTCTTGACCAGTATGTAAATCCCAGACTTTTAGAGTTCTATCTCTAGAAGCAGAAACAACTTTCTGTCCATCTGGAGTCACTGCTACTCCCTTCACTTCTTCCTCATGACTTCTAAGAGTCCTTAACTCCTCACCCGTTGATAAATCCCAGATTTTTAAAGTTGTGTCAGCGGAGCCAGAAACAGCTTTTTGCCCATTTTGTATTAAAGCTATACTATTTACATAGCTGGTATGGCCTTTGAGGATAGCTAATTCCTGACCTGTTTCTAAGTCCCAAATTTTCATGTAGCCATCATTATCATTTGAAGCAGAGATTGCTTGATTTGTATTTTTGATTACAGCTATTGCAGTAATTGCTTCAATATGAGCTTTAATTATATGTATAATCGTCTTGCTTTGGATATCCCAAATTTTTAAAGTGCCATCTTGTGCGCCAGATACTATCTGCTTACCATCAAAAGTTACTGCTACAGCACGAATACTTGCATCATTATCCCAAAGAGTTACCTCTTCTACACCTGTCACTAAGTGCCACAGTTTTATGTTTCCATCCTCACAACCAGACACTACATATTTACCATCTGGAGCAATTGCTACAGCAGTCACTCCATCAGTATGACCTTCTAAAGTGCGTAATAATGCTCCTTCTACTGAAGATAGACTCCGTTTTAAAGGACGGAGCCAGGGGGTCACTTTACTTTGTCTAGCCTGGTGTAGTAGTTCTTGTATGAGGGGGAGTTTCTGTGAAGATAGGCGACCTAGTAACTGTTCGGTTAACTGTGTTTTATCTTTTTTTAAAACATGAGTTGATAACTGAATTGCATTTTGAATTAACCTTAAACTATCTTTGTGAGCAGTATTAATTTTAATATTTTTATTTTTCACTAACTCATAATCTTCAATTAACAATTGAGGTTCTAATTCAGATATTTTTGTATTTACAAAGTCAAAGTTAGCCAATAAATATTGAAGTTGTTCGGCTCTAGCTGCCCTAGCTAAATGAGATGGTAAATTTATCAAAGTAGCACGCTTTTGGTCAGAAGGCATTTTAGCTAATCGTATGGCTAAATTAATCATTTTTAAAACCTATCTAAGGTATGCAAATAATATCTTTACGTCAAAAAAATCTAAAACTATTTAGAGTCATATTTTAGTAATTTTACTATTGAAATAAAGATTTTTGGTAAAGAAAAAGGAGAGCTTACCGAGCTTGGTATAAATCATTCATCTCCAAACAAACCTTCCCACAGGTAATCGGCAATCATAACATTAATAATCTTTATATCTACTCCAGCCGCTTGCACAATATCTTTGCGATTGAGAAAATCTTGAAAGCTAGTATGATAGATACTGTAGCAAGTTTGGTAATCGATTAGTTGCTCATGCAAAAACTGCTCCCATTCATCAAGAACATCCTGTACAGTAAGTTGATTCTCACTAGCGTATTTAGAAATTAAGTGACGTGAGGCGGGTTGAAGAATTTCACCCAAAATATAAATAATTTTCAGCTTAGTGCGCGGTAATGGCTTGGCAGTCATACCCATACGTCGCCAGTGATCTTCATAGTAGCCCTCTAGACCTTTAGGTAAACTTTCGATGCTTAAGTCTTGGTAGAAGCCATCCTCAATTTGTGGCAAAACATAACGCAGGTACATGAAGTTATTTTCGCTTTTGTCAGCTAGCTGATTAACGAACTCTTCAACTGTCATCTCCCGCCTATCAATCCACACCTGTAACTTTGGACGCCTAGTAGGATCCCAAATGTAATTTTGCACATCTTGCCTGCTCTGGTCGCGGTATTCCATCAGCTTGAAGAGGTGCTGCGGTGCGTGAACCACAAAAGGCAGTGTTACTCTTCGTCGCGTCAGCAGGAAGTAGACGCCTTGGGGGAGGGAGGAGGGCAAGTAAAGGATGTTAGCACCAACGTCTTGGCTGGCTAAGTCCACCTCATCTAAAGCATCAATGGCAATTACTAATTTCCTACTTTCTGGCAGCTTGGGGCTAACTTCATCTAGCAACTGCGCCAAAAAGTTACCATCCCGCGTTGCTTCAGTTGGCAAGGATGGGTATGGTAGATCGTAGCGGTTGATGAGTTGCTTGCACACGCTTTCCAAGAATTGGGAAGCACGGTTAATGCTTTGCGATCGCACGTTAAAATGCGCTATACAGTCGTGTTCTTGAACATATTTGGCAAGTATTGCGCTTTTTCCTACACCGGGATCTGCTTCTATAGTGAAATAGCCGTTGAGTTGACTGTTGATAAATTCTGCGATCGCGCTGAATACGTATTCTCGTCCAACAAAACCCTCTGTCTTATCAGCAATAAGGGACTGAAACTTATGAAGTGGAGAAGGGAGCACAAAATTTGAATTAGGGATATTGGCAGATTCGATTCGCCATTCGTAGTGTGCAACTGGAATATCAAGTGCAAAACGAAATGGTCTATCGGTTTGGTTAAGTTGTTCGCGACCAGCAGCAATTGCTCGCTCAAATGGCAGAATCCCATCTTCTGTTCGCCCCACTCCTTCTGGAAAATTCTTGGGTAGGCTTTTACTATAAGCAAAACCAGTACATTCAATCGCTATGTATACATCAGAAACAATTAATTCGCGTAGCTGCTCAACGTCTTCGAGTGGTTTATCTTTAAAGAGGTCCCGTTCACGTCGATTAAAAATGTTCCAATCTCGTAACCCGTGGGTTAATGACACAGCCGCCAGCGCATGACCTTCGGTTACAATCAATAGTGGTAGTAAATCATTACCTAAGCATAGCCCACAAAAAAGTGCAGCTAAATCAAGACAAGTTCCTTCACCTGGCTTATCAAGGATTTCTACGGGAGTGCGTATCCGTTGTTTGGCATTTGAAGGATGGTATTTTTCTGGAGTATATCGTATATTTTGCTCCACCAAGGCATTGTAGATGGCTTCGACTAGCTGGTAGCGTCCTTGGCTGCGAGCAATATCTACTCGATTTTCGGGTAGCCTAAGGAACTCAACAGCTTTATTAGTGACAAAGCTCGCTAGACCTTCGCGGTTATATCTTGACCACTCCCATTCCATCCGCCTATCCGTAGTAGTGCTTGTCTGTAAATTGGTCTTAATTAATTTTACGTAATTTTACTTGGTAAAGCATGTTGGCATCACGCACTCTCTAATCTTAGAAAATGCACCCTACCTGATTCTTCTCCAGCAACAATTGTCACATTGTCTTGAGCAATAGAACAGCAACGTAACGCACTTTCGCCGATGAAAGTGGTAATTACTTGGCCACTTTCTAAATCCCAAACCTTGAGAGCGTTGTCATTTGAGGTAGAGATAGCACGCTGCCTATCAGGTGTTAATATTAGAGCATTAATCAGGTCAGTATGACCAGTTAAAGTTTTAAGCTCTGTACAACTCATTAAGTCCCACAGCTTAATTATGCCATCCTCTGCTCCGGAGAGTCCTGTTTGCCCATCTACTGCTAATGCTAACGCAGTTACTGATTTAGTATGACCACTGAATGTATAAATTTGGCTATCGTTATTTGTTAAATTCCACACTTTTACAGTGCCATCGTTACAGCCTAAAAGCACCCATTGACTATCTGCTGCTATGGTAACAGCATTTACTGAAGTAATGTGAGTACTAAGCGTACGTAATAAGATACCACTATACAAATCCCAAAATTTTAAAGTCGAGTCTGAAGCGGAGATTGCCTGTTGACCATCTGCCATTACTGCGATAGCAGTTATTTCCCCAGTATGACCAAGCAGAGTAGAAATGGTAATACCAGTGGCTAAGTCCCATAATCTAAGCGTACCGTCTTCAGATCCAGATAGTAATCGCTGTCCATCTGGTGTTACCGTTACAGCCGTTACTCCACTTTTGTGACCCATTAAAGTAAGCTGTAAAGCACCGCTAGTTAAGTCCCACAAATTTAAGGTGCAGTCGTCAGAAGCAGAAATAACTCTCTGCCTGTCTGGGGTTACAGTTATTGCCTTGACTGATTTAGTATGACCTGTTGGAGTGCTGTGTTTTGTATCTTTTCTCAAATCCCAAAGTTTAAGAGTGCCATCTTCTGAGCCAGACAGTGCGATGCTCCCGTCTAGAGTAACTGCTACCGTTAGAACCGAATTTGTATGACCGACTAAAGTACTTATTTCTTTCTTCTTCTCTAAGTCCCAAAATTTAAGAGTGCCATCTTCTGAGCTAGATACAACACGCTTTCCGTCTGGAGTTATGGCTACAGCATTAATCCATCCTCTATCTGACTTTTCACGGGATGTGGAAAAGAAAGAGCGGTTCGCGAATAATATTCGCGAACAAAATCGAGATAAGGCACTTACAAGTAATGAGATGTCCCGCCGTGTATAGCCATTGGTTAGTTGCGGATAGGGGCATCTGGGTTTGACGGCGGGACATTTTATTTTTTGGATCTCCCTAAAAATGATTGGGTGATTTCAGGTATTGTTCTTACCAGAGGTGAGTAGCATGGCTTTTTATGAAAATATTAGAAACAAATCCGTACTCTTGTTGTGACTTTGGGGACAAACGCCTAACTCGAAGAGCGGTATCGATTGCCGAGTGTTTATTTGTAAAATATGGTCAACCGTTGTCCAAAATCTTTAAAAGTGCTAGCGACTTGAAACGCGGGTACGAATTTTTCGCCAATCCAAAAACAACGTTTGAAAAGTTGACTAAACCTTGCTTTAAACAAACAGCAATCGAAATAAACGGCTTACCAGTGGTGCTTGCTGTAGGCGATACAACTTTTCTTGATTACAAGAAAATATTGGATAAGCGTGATGATTATGGTCCTACAGGTAACGGTGGGAATGGGCTAATTTTACACAGTTCTTTAGCATTAGATCCGGACTTTGGTCAACCATTGGGGCTGTTGTGGGAGAAGCTATGGCATCGAGAGAAAAAAGCTTCACCACTACCGGGAGAAACACCCTCAAACAAGAAACAGCGATTAAAAAAAGAGCAAAAAATCAAGAGAAATAAGGCATTTAAGGAGAAAGAGTCTTATAGATGGGTTGAAGCTTTCTCAAAGATAGAAAAACTGTTTAAGGGTCTAGAAACAACCGTTAATGGTCTGTTATCTAGAATAATTCATGTTTTTGACCGAGAAGGTGATATTGCTGAGGTGTTTAGCCGAGTACGTAAAACTAAAAACACAGGTGTAGTTGTCAGAGCCGCTCACAATCGGTGTTTAGAATCTGAGAATTCTCATTTATGGGAGTACGTCACATCCCAGCCAGTACAGTTTGTCACCACGGTTGAACTATCTGAAACTAAAAAACGGAGTGCAAGAACTGCAACTTTAGAGGTTAGGTTTTGTCCGGTATCAATAAGTCCTCCAAAGCGATTAAAGTTAGAAGGCAGTTTCAATGTTTACGCGGTTTATGCACGCGAAATTGACGTACCAGAAAATTGTGAACCAGTAGAGTGGATGTTACTAACTACTGAGTCAGTAACTACACAACAATTAGCCGCTCA
This genomic interval carries:
- a CDS encoding IS4 family transposase, coding for MKILETNPYSCCDFGDKRLTRRAVSIAECLFVKYGQPLSKIFKSASDLKRGYEFFANPKTTFEKLTKPCFKQTAIEINGLPVVLAVGDTTFLDYKKILDKRDDYGPTGNGGNGLILHSSLALDPDFGQPLGLLWEKLWHREKKASPLPGETPSNKKQRLKKEQKIKRNKAFKEKESYRWVEAFSKIEKLFKGLETTVNGLLSRIIHVFDREGDIAEVFSRVRKTKNTGVVVRAAHNRCLESENSHLWEYVTSQPVQFVTTVELSETKKRSARTATLEVRFCPVSISPPKRLKLEGSFNVYAVYAREIDVPENCEPVEWMLLTTESVTTQQLAAQILRWYTYRWRVEEYHKILKSGCQAESYRLAGESMSTMLGFLTVIAAQLLRMTYLHRTSPQSSATEVLTKIQMDVLLASTPPLLKKDVEFTIDWAIRAIARLGGYLEHRKNSAIGIQVLWRGWLELETLCQGWLLHDRLYS
- a CDS encoding ATP-binding protein, with the protein product MEWEWSRYNREGLASFVTNKAVEFLRLPENRVDIARSQGRYQLVEAIYNALVEQNIRYTPEKYHPSNAKQRIRTPVEILDKPGEGTCLDLAALFCGLCLGNDLLPLLIVTEGHALAAVSLTHGLRDWNIFNRRERDLFKDKPLEDVEQLRELIVSDVYIAIECTGFAYSKSLPKNFPEGVGRTEDGILPFERAIAAGREQLNQTDRPFRFALDIPVAHYEWRIESANIPNSNFVLPSPLHKFQSLIADKTEGFVGREYVFSAIAEFINSQLNGYFTIEADPGVGKSAILAKYVQEHDCIAHFNVRSQSINRASQFLESVCKQLINRYDLPYPSLPTEATRDGNFLAQLLDEVSPKLPESRKLVIAIDALDEVDLASQDVGANILYLPSSLPQGVYFLLTRRRVTLPFVVHAPQHLFKLMEYRDQSRQDVQNYIWDPTRRPKLQVWIDRREMTVEEFVNQLADKSENNFMYLRYVLPQIEDGFYQDLSIESLPKGLEGYYEDHWRRMGMTAKPLPRTKLKIIYILGEILQPASRHLISKYASENQLTVQDVLDEWEQFLHEQLIDYQTCYSIYHTSFQDFLNRKDIVQAAGVDIKIINVMIADYLWEGLFGDE
- a CDS encoding WD40 repeat domain-containing protein; translation: MRKDTKHSTPTGHTKSVKAITVTPDRQRVISASDDCTLNLWDLTSGALQLTLMGHKSGVTAVTVTPDGQRLLSGSEDGTLRLWDLATGITISTLLGHTGEITAIAVMADGQQAISASDSTLKFWDLYSGILLRTLSTHITSVNAVTIAADSQWVLLGCNDGTVKVWNLTNNDSQIYTFSGHTKSVTALALAVDGQTGLSGAEDGIIKLWDLMSCTELKTLTGHTDLINALILTPDRQRAISTSNDNALKVWDLESGQVITTFIGESALRCCSIAQDNVTIVAGEESGRVHFLRLESA
- a CDS encoding transposase, coding for MGDYDKLVVWDKPKNCPKGLTQEEFDSLPATLIVREIYFYIIIPGFRTKQVSLITTLLDEKIYSTVNIVRLYDERWDVEVNLKHLKTTLGMDVLKGKTPSLVRKEIWAFLLAYNLLRTLMWSAGIQGGVHPRYLSLQGTRQHFNNFIHKFLNISDQQSSILYQTLLKILIHKEVPQRPGRCEPRVRKRRPKAYPLMRKSRKQYHVDLKAA
- a CDS encoding IS4 family transposase encodes the protein MITSTMPKRVQILKHKFSTSIGLPFKELLPEAAIIEIISELKIKYRCRLFDPIVTLWAFLSQVLDADKSCRNAVSRIIAHLVGEGVELPSTDTSAYCQARIRLPEKFLEKLFYKVALGLEEKVIEEYLWCGREVKVLDGSNVSMPDTLSNQKEYPQHKNQSCGCGFPIAKIGVLFNIATGAVIALVIDVFNTHDIQLARKLYEFLKPGDVLLGDRAYECICGFS
- a CDS encoding beta-propeller domain-containing protein translates to MINLAIRLAKMPSDQKRATLINLPSHLARAARAEQLQYLLANFDFVNTKISELEPQLLIEDYELVKNKNIKINTAHKDSLRLIQNAIQLSTHVLKKDKTQLTEQLLGRLSSQKLPLIQELLHQARQSKVTPWLRPLKRSLSSVEGALLRTLEGHTDGVTAVAIAPDGKYVVSGCEDGNIKLWHLVTGVEEVTLWDNDASIRAVAVTFDGKQIVSGAQDGTLKIWDIQSKTIIHIIKAHIEAITAIAVIKNTNQAISASNDNDGYMKIWDLETGQELAILKGHTSYVNSIALIQNGQKAVSGSADTTLKIWDLSTGEELRTLRSHEEEVKGVAVTPDGQKVVSASRDRTLKVWDLHTGQEQMTLKGHTSLVYAVAVTPDGQKAVSASRDGTLKVWDLYTGRELATLVDHSTDVCTVAVTSAGDSIISGSWDNTIKIWDLAKIKEYEPWEHHAGAVNKIAITSDEQKAISISDDTTIKVWDLKTYKELCTLKGHTDKVSAIVVHPNGKHVISAAHDGELKVWDLTTNHEQKTLNISPSRVKLSMKAGYQLVGYYPCTDADETVKVFSVEIGQEGILEIVQEILEFKGHSGWVNALAITVDGEKLISGSNDQTIKIWNLKTYEIIAALRGHEAEVLNVTITPDQQYILSSSEDNTIKIWNFKTGEKLLTLKDHTDWVNQVAVTSNGRWVVSASEDKTLKIWDLETGYELANLVGHTAGVNEVALISDRKARQLAISASDDCTLKVWDLQNRQMIASFVAESQLTCCAIAPNGMKVLAGELSGRIHFLCLEGVRDE
- a CDS encoding WD40 repeat domain-containing protein — translated: MSDIEQKLTNMAPDQKRASLASLPTHLAKASKAERLESLLTSFSFIEAKVSEWQPQQIIEDYNLVKYNNLAFSEEKLESLRLIQGALQLSSHILEEDETQLAGQLIGRLMSYNSSEILKILEQAKQWKASPWLRPLTPSLIKPSSLLLRTLTGHIAPVYAVAVLPDGQRAISASEDGTLGIWNLQNGEELLTLRGHSDAVYAVAVLPDGQRAISASADATLKIWSLKNGSELQTFIGHTEDVINVATTPDGQYAISASYDKTLKVWDLKSGSELRTLTGHNSWVLGLSMTSDGSFVISTSDDNTLRVWNWKTGEQLHILKGHEICVRAVVVTKDGKYAISGSYDSTLRVWSLKSGIELYKMQCNNPVYAVTLTPDEKHLISASWDSNITIWDWRKGKELSTIKGHTQSVTSLTTTLDGKKIISTSDDNTIKIWQFNSRYLPSTSTGHTGIIRAIAEIPDGKHAISCSNDQTIKVWDYKSGKELRTISGGYDIIKTLVAISDCQHIIVADANGSIKVLNWKNGEEIRTLSGHTLGVTSLAVTLNEQHLISVSWDKTLKIWNWRTGEEIRTLNGHNKPIWSVALMPDGCHAVSGDSDGILKVWNWERGTEVSSWKSHTRGVTAVTVTPCGRNVISASDDSTLKIWDWQRGIELHNLTDHTGAVTGVNLSRNGKYLVSASEDSTLKVWDFNRKEVIASFNEEGSALPFALTQNELTIIAGTPLGNLHTLHLEGV